Part of the Acidimicrobiales bacterium genome, CCGCTCCCTCGGAGACGCTCATCAGCGTCACCAGCAGGGGCTTGTAGTCGGTGGCCACGCCCGGATAGGGGAGGGTCGCGACGTCGACGGCGTGGGGGCGGCCCTTGGCCGACACCCACAGGCCCTCCGAGCACGGGCTCGAGCGCACGCCCATCTCGCCGAGCTTGTGGATCACCATGTCCATGTGGTCGGAGCGGGCCCCGGCTATCACGATCTCCCCGCCCGCCAGCCCGGTGGCGGTCATGAACGTGGCCGCCTCCACGCGGTCCGGTATCACCTCGTGCTCCACGGGGGTCAGCTCGTCGACGCCTTCGATCTCGATCGTCGATCCGCCCGCGCCGACGATGCGGGCCCCCATCCGGTTGAGGAAGGCGGCCAGGTCCGACACCTCCGGCTCGCGCGCCGCGTTCTCGATGACCGTGGTGCCCTTGGCGCGCACCGCCGCCATGATCAGGTTGTCGGTCGTGGTGTGGCTCGGGAACTCCAGGACGATGCGCGCCCCGTGCAGCCGATCGGCGCGGGCGATCACGAAGCCGTGGCTGGTCTCCACGGTCGCGCCCATGGCCTCCAGGCCCGACAGGTGGAAGTCGATCGGCCGGGGCCCGAAGTCGTCGCCGCCCGGCCGCGACACCCGCGCCTCCCCGCACCGGGCCAGCAGCGGACCGAGCACGACGATCGACGCGCGCATCCGCTCGACGAGCTCGTAGGGAGCCTCGGGGGTGAGTTCGACCGGCACGTCGAGGCGCAGCGTGCTGCCCGACTCCCGCGTGACCACCACCCCCATCGACTCGAGCAGGTCCCCCATGATCTCGACGTCGATGATCTGCGGGGCGT contains:
- the murA gene encoding UDP-N-acetylglucosamine 1-carboxyvinyltransferase, with the protein product MDHGTDSIRVRSGPPLEGTVSLGGAKNSVLKLMAACLLAPGTYRLRNAPQIIDVEIMGDLLESMGVVVTRESGSTLRLDVPVELTPEAPYELVERMRASIVVLGPLLARCGEARVSRPGGDDFGPRPIDFHLSGLEAMGATVETSHGFVIARADRLHGARIVLEFPSHTTTDNLIMAAVRAKGTTVIENAAREPEVSDLAAFLNRMGARIVGAGGSTIEIEGVDELTPVEHEVIPDRVEAATFMTATGLAGGEIVIAGARSDHMDMVIHKLGEMGVRSSPCSEGLWVSAKGRPHAVDVATLPYPGVATDYKPLLVTLMSVSEGAGIVTENLFQGRFKYVDELRRMGADIRTEGHHAIVRGVPRLSGTPVKAPDIRAGAALVLAGLAAAGETVVTGAHHVDRGYECLAGKLASLGADIRRAPAP